A stretch of Maniola hyperantus chromosome 15, iAphHyp1.2, whole genome shotgun sequence DNA encodes these proteins:
- the LOC117989165 gene encoding translocon-associated protein subunit gamma, which produces MSGKGNKAFTKEEELLLQDFSRNVSTKSSALFYGNAFIVSAIPIWLFWRVHALEVSTSLAWFALITTASTWLLALAYRNTKFQLKHRVAVRREDAVAREMARKLADEKKMSRKEKDERILWKKNEVADYEATTFSIFYNNALFLTIVILSSFYLLRSFTPTVNYIVSLSVASGLLALLSTGSK; this is translated from the exons ATGTCCGGGAAAGGAAACAAAGCATTCACCAAAGAAGAGGAGTTGCTTCTTCAGGACTTCAGCAGAAATGTTTCAACAAAATCTTCAGCTTTGTTTTATGGAAATGCATTTATCGTGTCCGCGATTCCCATAT GGTTATTTTGGAGGGTCCATGCTTTAGAAGTAAGCACATCATTGGCTTGGTTTGCATTAATCACAACAGCCAGTACATGGCTTCTGGCTTTGGCATACCGCAATACAAAGTTTCAGCTGAAGCATCGCGTTGCTGTGCGTCGGGAAGATGCTGTCGCCCGTGAAATGGCTAGAAAATTGGCTGATGAGAAGAAAATGAGCAGAAAAGAGAAGGATGAGAG GATTCTATGGAAGAAAAATGAGGTAGCCGACTATGAAGCCACTACATTCTCAATTTTCTACAACAATGCTCTGTTCCTAACAATTGTGATTCTGAGCAGCTTCTACTTACTGCGCTCCTTCACACCCACTGT TAACTACATAGTATCCCTGTCTGTTGCGTCGGGTTTGCTGGCTCTCCTGTCTACAGGCTCCAAGTGA
- the LOC117989027 gene encoding LOW QUALITY PROTEIN: extracellular calcium-sensing receptor (The sequence of the model RefSeq protein was modified relative to this genomic sequence to represent the inferred CDS: inserted 2 bases in 2 codons; deleted 6 bases in 5 codons), with product MAAVAVRALLVTAALAALGDAGAARFGDRLAPRCPIPYSPRHAPSARHYIESEDEDPYEQDYDDQLHHNDEEQKEILPQPRRPTRTEAHRLEMSTEFFVIPERPSSAPTPSSTXSRSLPHRHLDRRNTTRPQIITPMLRILRPESWAVPILALACVSMIVIGGFEGFIVWGASRKAPSQRHLLLGQCLLFGLFTCAATAALFTAAPTSFTCGAVRFGTGVAYVIVFASLLVKCVFLLSWTVGVYLPAAYQGLLLFFAVMIQWAIGAQWLGGSPPRVAVGASRCDSPLSDLLLSLCYAAFLIAVVCGVALRSRGIRDNYXEATHIAGAGGATAAVWICWVSAALGAPEQHREACVAAGLLGTCAVVFALMFAPKGRRLAALGREGRWDADREEGLSSIGVGGSGYSPSFFHFKPVKNGMVTAAAPAPAPPTALDRKEPPAQPADLYGGMFAGSQLYSRSLCPPHYPLHPLTQYHYNYPPYHYLLPPGVMMRPEEGNVYTSVEPTFSSNPNVYFQRTEPLHVGMMY from the exons ATGGCGGCCGTGGCGGTGCGCGCCCTGCTCGTGACGGCCGCGCTGGCCGCCCTTGGCGACGCCGGCGCGGCGCGTTTCGGCGACCGCCTCGCGCCG CGGTGCCCGATCCCGTACTCGCCGCGCCACGCGCCTTCCGCGCGGCATTACATCGAGAGCGAAGATGAGGATCCGTACGAACAAGATTATGACGATCAACTCCACCATAACGATGAGGAACAGAAAGAGATTTTACCACAGCCCCGGCGCCCTACGCGCACTGAAGCTCATCGACTCGAAATGAGCACAGAATTCTTCGTGATACCAGAGAGGCCGTCGTCTGCGCCGACGCCTTCGTCGA TCTCGCGTAGTTTACCGCATCGACATCTCGACCGACGGAATACGACCCGTCCTCAAATAATTACGCCAATGTTAAGGATACTAAGGCCAGAATCTTGGGCAGTGCCGATATTAGCTTTAGCTTGCGTAAGCATGATAGTTATAGGAGGTTTCGAAGGCTTCATTGTTTGGGGAGCGAGTCGCAAGGCGCCGAGTCAACGACATCTTCTTCTCGGACAGTGCTTGTTATTCGGATTGTTCACGTGCGCGGCAACCGCAGCTCTATTTACGGCC GCGCCAACTTCGTTCACGTGTGGCGCTGTGCGCTTCGGAACGGGAGTTGCCTATGTGATTGTGTTCGCATCACTACTAGTGAAATGTGTTTTTCTGTTAAGTTGGACGGTTGGTGTGTACTTGCCGGCAGCGTATCAAGGACTGCTACTGTTTTTCGCAGTGATGATACAATGGGCCATCGGGGCGCAGTGGTTAGGCGGCTCGCCGCCGCGGGTTGCTGTCGGTGCCTCGCGATGCGACTCCCCTCTCTCGGACTTGCTGCTTTCGTTATGCTACGCAGCGTTTTTAATCGCAGTGGTT TGCGGTGTGGCGTTGCGGTCGCGCGGGATACGCGACAACT GAGAAGCCACGCACATTGCGGGAGCAGGCGGCGCGACTGCCGCCGTGTGGATCTGTTGGGTGTCAGCAGCCCTCGGCGCGCCCGAGCAACATCGTGAAGCATGTGTAGCCGCTGGATTGTTGGGCACATGCGCCGTAGTATTTGCACTGATGTTTGCGCCTAAAGGCCGACGCCTGGCCGCGCTAGGTCGCGAGGGTCGCTGGGATGCGGACCGAGAGGAAGGA CTCAGCTCGATAGGCGTGGGAGGTTCCGGCTACTCGCCTTCTTTCTTCCACTTTAAACCAGTCAAGAACGGGATGGTGACGGCCGCAGCGCCCGCGCCGGCGCCGCCGACGGCGCTCGACCGCAAGGAG CCCCCCGCTCAGCCAGCCG ATCTGTATGGAGGCATGTTCGCCGGCTCTCAACTGTACTCACGCTCTCTGTGTCCGCCGCACTACCCCCTGCACCCCTTAACGCAATACCACTACAACTATCCGCCCTATCACTATCTTCTACCGCCAG GCGTGATGATGCGTCCAGAGGAGGGCAACGTGTATACGAGCGTGGAGCCCACCTTCAGCAGCAACCCCAACGTCTACTTCCAGCGTACAGAGCCGTTGCACGTCGGCATGATGTACTGA